From one Halothece sp. PCC 7418 genomic stretch:
- a CDS encoding glycosyltransferase family 39 protein: MTKKDTFVRGLFLSFLLVGIWLRWENIDKKVYWHDEVFTSLRTAGYTGEEVVNELFTGEILSRSDLLRYQTLSSNTDFGQTIAALKTHPEHPPLYYILVRFWQDWFGSSIATMRSLSVIFSLLVFPALYWFCYVLFQSDAVALMAVLLMTVSPFHVIYAQEARQYSLWTLTLLLTYGSFWQAVHQKHKFHWLTFGVTTILSLYTKLFTVLGLLATTVYLFWREKRFYTKVIRNYFLVLLGSAIAFLPWVILIITKFEQLREKTAWTEAVVSSSFLVKLWGLHFSSLLIDLGLSLDHPYTYLVPPLILVLIGYGLLILRKHNKRDIFLFLLCLLLIPSLSLILPDVILGGRRSTMTRYFIPSLISAQVIIAYLFTSQIHQKVWQGLVGFILILGLISSWKISQAEVWWNKTVSQQNINTATIINQVSEPLIISTNKGETNLGDIFSLAHYVEPETKFQLFQSTNETHQIKKTSSTFLYKPSVELTNIMTQQHPVQIIQYQKLPLSQVVWKSHDSQDSDNTEESGLGAP, encoded by the coding sequence ATGACCAAAAAAGATACTTTTGTAAGAGGCTTATTCCTCTCTTTTTTATTAGTTGGGATTTGGTTGCGGTGGGAAAATATCGACAAAAAAGTTTATTGGCACGATGAAGTTTTTACTTCTCTAAGAACCGCTGGATATACTGGAGAAGAAGTTGTTAATGAGTTATTTACTGGAGAAATTTTATCGCGATCTGATTTACTCCGCTATCAAACGCTTAGTTCTAATACAGACTTCGGTCAAACTATAGCAGCCTTAAAAACGCATCCTGAACATCCACCCTTATACTATATTTTAGTCAGATTTTGGCAGGATTGGTTCGGCAGTTCAATCGCCACAATGCGTAGCTTATCCGTTATTTTTAGCTTGCTGGTTTTCCCTGCTTTATATTGGTTTTGCTATGTTTTATTTCAATCCGATGCTGTTGCATTAATGGCTGTTTTATTAATGACAGTTTCGCCGTTTCATGTTATTTATGCTCAAGAAGCGAGACAATATAGCTTATGGACTCTCACGCTGTTATTGACTTATGGTAGTTTTTGGCAAGCTGTTCATCAAAAACATAAGTTTCACTGGCTTACTTTTGGTGTAACAACGATTCTCAGTTTATACACAAAACTATTTACTGTCTTAGGACTTTTAGCAACAACTGTCTATCTTTTCTGGCGAGAAAAACGATTTTATACGAAGGTGATTCGGAATTATTTTTTAGTGCTTTTAGGCAGCGCGATCGCGTTTTTACCTTGGGTAATACTGATTATAACTAAATTTGAGCAATTACGAGAAAAGACAGCTTGGACAGAGGCGGTTGTCTCATCATCTTTTTTAGTCAAACTTTGGGGTCTTCATTTTAGCAGTTTATTAATTGATTTAGGATTGAGTTTAGATCACCCCTACACTTATTTAGTTCCGCCTCTTATTTTAGTCTTAATTGGTTATGGATTATTGATTTTAAGAAAGCACAACAAACGAGATATTTTCTTATTCCTGCTTTGCTTACTGTTAATTCCTAGTCTTTCTCTAATCTTACCAGATGTTATTTTAGGAGGCAGACGATCAACAATGACCCGTTACTTTATTCCGAGTTTAATTTCGGCTCAAGTCATTATTGCTTATTTATTCACGTCTCAAATTCATCAAAAAGTTTGGCAGGGATTAGTAGGATTTATTTTAATTCTTGGTTTAATATCTTCTTGGAAGATATCCCAAGCAGAGGTTTGGTGGAATAAAACAGTTAGCCAACAAAATATCAACACGGCTACGATCATTAATCAAGTCTCTGAACCATTAATCATTAGCACCAATAAAGGAGAAACGAATTTAGGTGATATTTTTTCTTTAGCACACTATGTTGAACCAGAAACAAAATTTCAGCTTTTTCAATCCACTAATGAGACTCATCAGATCAAGAAAACTAGCTCAACTTTTTTATACAAACCTTCTGTAGAATTAACAAATATAATGACTCAACAGCATCCTGTTCAGATTATCCAATACCAAAAATTACCACTCTCTCAAGTGGTTTGGAAATCTCATGATTCTCAAGACAGCGATAATACAGAAGAATCAGGTTTAGGTGCGCCATAG